GAAAATTACGAAAAGCAACAATTAACTAAATGAACGAGCAAAATAAAAACATAAAGTCATTAAGGTCTTATCGTACAATAAGATCAATTCAAAGTTTAAAGTTAAAAAAAGACACAAAGATAAATCGTGTTCATGTGCTTTTAGATCTTTATCAGTGTGATGATAAAGCACTTGCAAAAGCAAGTTTATTAGAGCAAAAAGTAAAAAAAATTCTTGAAGAATTTAAATTAGAACCTAAAATCCAAACCTTTTATCAATTTCAACCGTTTGGTGTTACTGCTATTGTTTGTGCTGATGGTATACAATTTACAGTTCATACATGGCCTGAATACAGATCTGCTGCTATTGATTTGTATTCTTTTGAACTAAGAAGAACTGCTACTCAAATTTGCAATGAACTAAAGTCTATGTTTAAATCTGGTGAATATGAGATGAAGGTAAGAAGAAGGTAAAGCAAAAACCTTATGTTTTACGAACCAATCCTTAAAGAACTTAGTGAAGCTAGGATAAAATATTTAGTAATAGGTGGAGTAGCAATTAACTTTCATGGTTACAAAAGGCCTACTCATGATCTTGACCTTCTTATTTTACTGAATGAGGAAAATATAAATAAATTTGCGGTTGTAATGAGAAAATTACATTTTAAGCCAAGAGTACCAGTTGAGATTGAAGAAATAGCTGATAAGGCAAAGAGGGAAAAGTGGATCAATGAAAAAAATATGAAAGTATTTTCTTTATATAATACAGACAATGAAATAGATATAGTTGATGTAATGATTCTTGATTATTTAAATTTTGAAGAGGCTTATAAAAATAGGAAAATTATTAAAATTAAAAATTTTGAAATCCCGATTGTCTCAATACCTGACCTAACCAAATTAAAGCAAATTGCTGGAAGACCACGTGATTTAATTGACATTAAAGTTTTATCTGAAATGGAGGATATTACTTATGAGAGCTAACTCAGGTGATGATGACTTTATTGATGTAGAACACTTAAAAAGATACATGGATTTATCTCCAGAGAAAAAGCTAGAAATATTAGAAGAAATGAGAGATTTCTTTTGGGTATCTATGCCTGAAGAATCAAAAAAGGTTT
The nucleotide sequence above comes from Candidatus Melainabacteria bacterium. Encoded proteins:
- a CDS encoding S-adenosylmethionine decarboxylase gives rise to the protein MNEQNKNIKSLRSYRTIRSIQSLKLKKDTKINRVHVLLDLYQCDDKALAKASLLEQKVKKILEEFKLEPKIQTFYQFQPFGVTAIVCADGIQFTVHTWPEYRSAAIDLYSFELRRTATQICNELKSMFKSGEYEMKVRRR